The Streptomyces sp. cg36 genomic interval GCTGAACGACCTTGTGGCACAGGGGAGTTGAGGTTCGGCGGCGGAGAGACCGATCGGGGCGTGACGACCGGCCCGGCGTGGGATAGTCGGTGCCGGAGGCCCGCCTCGGGGGGCGGGAGCGCGTGACGTTCGGGGGGCCGATGAGCGTGGTGGCGTTGCTGGTCGTCGTATTGCTCGCGGTGCTCCTCCTGACCCTGATCCGCTCGGTCGCCGCACTGGTGGCGCGCCGCCGCCGCGCCGCGCAGAGGCCGCAGGCACCGCCCTACTCGTCCTACGGCCAGGGCTACGGCGCGGGCGCCGGTCCCGTTCCGCCGCCGGGTCCGGCCGTTCCCCCGCGCCGTCCGGCCCTGACGGTGGCCGCGGAGGTCGCCGGTGTCCTCGCGCTGGTCGTCGCGCTCATCGCGCTGGTGAAGTCCGGGCATTGAACCGCGCCGTGCACGCCTCTTTTCGCGGAGCTCGTCCCGCGAAAAGAGGCGCACGGTCTACGGGTAGGTGAATATCGCGGTCGCCACCCATGTGCCGTTCTGGTCGTAAGCCGAAACGTAGGCGCTGCGACCGGCATTCAGAGCGCCGGATCCATAGGGATGCCGGGAGAGGTCCAGCGTCACGTTTCCCTCGGCGGTGGCCAGGACGAGGGACACGTCCGTCACCGAGATGATCTTCCCGCTGAAGCCCACGGTCGCCGACCAGTCCGTGCCGCCCAGGCGGCTGACCTGTGCGGAGTGCTCGGTCGGAGCCGCCTGCGCCATCGGACCGCACACGGCCTGCACTCCCGCCGCCGCGGCGGTCGCCATCACGAGCGCGGCAATCTTTCCGGACTTTCGCATTGCACTCCCTTTCGTCGGGGTGTCATGGGGGCGGGCCGAACTCCGTCGTATTCGGTTCGGCCGTTCCGGACGCTAACAGCGGGCAATGCGCGTACGCGATGATGTGTCGCGGTCCTTTCGGAATTCCTGGCGGCAGGCGGGTGGGGGCGTGCCATCGGGCGCGGCGCGCGGCAGCCGTCGTCAGCGGGGCGGATCGGTGTGCTGCACGTCGACGTCGTCGAAGAGTTCCAGCATCCGGCCCAGTACCCGTACGCAGGCGGCGACGTCCGCGTCGGTGAGGTCGCCGCCGGTCCGGCGCAGCAGCGCGTGTTCGCGGGCCGTGACGGCGCCGATCGCGGCGCGGCCCTCGTCGGTGAGGCGGATCAGCGAGGAGCGCTGGTGCGCCGGGTTGGGGATGCTCTCGACGAGGCCGCGCTCCGCGCCGTCGTTGACCATGCGCTGGACGAACTGGCGGCTCAGCGACTGCGCCCGGCCCATCTGCGGCACGGTCATGGGGCCGTTCTCGCGCAGCAGGTCCAGTACGGCGCGCACGCCCACGGAGATCCCCCGGTCCGCGTCGAGTTCGATGCGGCGCTGGACGCGGCGGTAGAGGGGGCCGACGAGCGCGAACACGTCCATGAGGCGTCCCGGCAGCTCGTCGGGGGACAGGGGCTCGGATGCGGGCGGGGTCATGGATCCACTTTCTCACACCACATGACAACTGGGTTGCCATATCTCGACAGTCATGACACCTTGGTTGTCATGACTGAGACCGCGTTCGCAACGTTCCACTCGGCCGACGGCCCGCTCTCCTACCGCGACGAGGGGCCCCGGGACGGTGAGGTGCTCGTGCTCCTGCACAGCGTGTTCACCGACAGCACCCAGTTCGACAACCTGATCCCCGGCCTCGCCTCCCTCGGCCACCGGGTGATCGCCCCCGACGCCCGCGGCCACGGCCGATCCGCCAACGCGAGCCGGCCGTTCCGTCAGGCGGACGACCTCGCGGACCTGCTGTGGCACCTGAATTTGCGTCAGGTCGTCCTCGCGGGCGTGTCGATGGGCGGGATGATCGGGGTCGAGACGGTGGTCGAACACCCCGACCTGGTGCGTGCCCTCGTCGTCAGCGGCCGGGGTCTGGGGGAGCCGGACCTGAGCGACCCCTGGTCCGCGGCGGTCGCCGGGCGCCAGGGGGCGGCGCTGGCCGCAGGTGACTTCGACGGATACCTCGACGGCTTCCTCGAATGGATCGCGGGGCCGTCCCGTCGGCTCGACGAGGTCGACCCCGCGATCGTGGCGGACGTCCGCCGGATGGCGCTGACCACCCTGATGAAGCACACCCCGGGCGAGCCGGACCACCGCGTACCGGTCGAGCACCTCGCCGCCCGCGCCAAGGGCATCACGGTCCCGGTCCTGGCCGTCAACGGCGCGCTGGACATGCCCGGTTGCCTCGACACCGTCACCGCCTTGATGGACGCCGTCCCCCATGGCCGTGTCGTCGAGCTGGACGGCGTCGGCCACTACACGACGATGGAGCGGCCCGGGGAGTTCACCCGGATTCTCGTGGAGTTCGTGCGCGGGCTCCCGTCTTGAGGGGCGCGGCCGGGGTGACGTGCCGAGGTGCCGCCCGGCCGTGAGGCGGCGGCAGGGGCGGGCCCGGGACCGTCCTGCCGCGCGGGGCCGACGGGGCCGCGCGAGCGCGCTGGTCCTCCACTCTGCCGCGCCGAGGCACCCCGCAGTGGCGCCTCGGCGTGCCCCGGTCGGGCGGGGCGGCCCGCGCTCACGCGCCCGTCTCCCTCGCCACCGGCTTGTGGGCCGAGAAGGTGAGGCGGTCGCCGACGCCGAGGGTGATGTCGACGTACCCCAGCGTCTGCAGCCGTACGAGGAAGGCGGCGGGCTCCACCGGGTTGTAGACGTCGCCTTCGTGGAACTCGTGCAGCGTGTGGCTGGCAAGACTGTCGGAGCCCACCAGCACACCACCCGGCCGCAGCACCCGCAGGACCTCCGCCAGCAGCCGGTTCTGCAGGGCGGCCGTCGGCACGTGGTGGAGCATCGTGAACGACGCGGCGGAGTCGAAGGAGTCGTCGCCGAACTCCAGCGCACCGCCGTTGCCGTGGTGGATCTCGACGTTGGTCCCGGCATAGCGCTCGGCCAGGAGCGCGGCGGCCTCGGCCTCGATCTCCACGGCCACCAGCCGGTCGACCCTGGTGCGCAGCCACTC includes:
- a CDS encoding MarR family winged helix-turn-helix transcriptional regulator — translated: MTPPASEPLSPDELPGRLMDVFALVGPLYRRVQRRIELDADRGISVGVRAVLDLLRENGPMTVPQMGRAQSLSRQFVQRMVNDGAERGLVESIPNPAHQRSSLIRLTDEGRAAIGAVTAREHALLRRTGGDLTDADVAACVRVLGRMLELFDDVDVQHTDPPR
- a CDS encoding alpha/beta fold hydrolase yields the protein MTETAFATFHSADGPLSYRDEGPRDGEVLVLLHSVFTDSTQFDNLIPGLASLGHRVIAPDARGHGRSANASRPFRQADDLADLLWHLNLRQVVLAGVSMGGMIGVETVVEHPDLVRALVVSGRGLGEPDLSDPWSAAVAGRQGAALAAGDFDGYLDGFLEWIAGPSRRLDEVDPAIVADVRRMALTTLMKHTPGEPDHRVPVEHLAARAKGITVPVLAVNGALDMPGCLDTVTALMDAVPHGRVVELDGVGHYTTMERPGEFTRILVEFVRGLPS
- a CDS encoding class I SAM-dependent methyltransferase, translating into MNKNHAAVCTSPEWAAHLHEDVLPIAVARADLGRELLEIGPGPGAATEWLRTRVDRLVAVEIEAEAAALLAERYAGTNVEIHHGNGGALEFGDDSFDSAASFTMLHHVPTAALQNRLLAEVLRVLRPGGVLVGSDSLASHTLHEFHEGDVYNPVEPAAFLVRLQTLGYVDITLGVGDRLTFSAHKPVARETGA